Proteins encoded within one genomic window of Triticum aestivum cultivar Chinese Spring chromosome 2D, IWGSC CS RefSeq v2.1, whole genome shotgun sequence:
- the LOC123054275 gene encoding protein argonaute 2 yields the protein MDYEQGGGGGRGRGRSRGGGGRGGAPGGYGPQGGGGGYGGGGQGRGAQGSGGGYGGGGGYGPQGGMEGRGGGYAPRGGGYAPRGGGEGRGRGYGPQGGGDGRGGGYGGGGPGGRGPAGGGRGYGPGGGRGANAWAQPGRGPAGGPGEYVPVRAPAPASAARRVESEEAGGSSGSVERISSKEVSKLEPLAPPVAVSPNGIRVPMQRPDGGGSLCQARVQLLVNHFIVKYPKLSTFFHYDIDIKFDPASSKVSGKELSNADFLSAKAELFKDDSFRQLSSAVAYDGKRNLFTVAQLPEGLFRVRVCSKTYIVSVEFKKQLPLSQLSELPVAREILQGLDVIVREASSWSKIILGHGFYSPQSKVDMGSGVVSMKGTQQTLKHTQQGLVLCVDYSVMPFRRDGPVLDIVRQFIKPLPLDYRTALNKTHREKLVYELKGQRVTVSHRKTKQKYTIQGFTDLPASQITFLDSESGQSRKLVDYFAQQYGKVIEYQMLPCLDLSKSKDKPNYVPIELCKLVEGQRYPMANLNKDTDRALKGKALIKAAERKWEIETAVKAEDGPCRGEIAQQFGISLDVKMMEVTGRVLSPPMLTLGSSRGAPGNLSITPSNCQWNLMGKKLVEGKALQCWGIVDFSARPSHNKQQALDGNMFINYIVRKCCDLGIQMNKTACFVHLSAMSVLSDPHQLYEELNKAKQAAVKKNQKLQLLFCPMSEQHPGYKTLKLICETQLGIQTQCFLSHLANKTQGQDQYMSNLALKINSKLGGINVQLQDKLPLDNGAPYMFIGADVNHPSPGNVESPSIAAVVASMNRGATKYVPRIRAQPHRCEVIKNLGEIVQELIGVFEKKAGVKPQRIIYFRDGVSDGQFEMVLNEELADMEKVIKVKGYSPTITVIVAKKRHHTRLFPKEHNEPLQTKNGNVLPGTVVDTRIVDPVTYDFYLCSHNGLIGTSRPTHYYNLMDEHGYGSDDLQRLVYNLCFVFARCTKPVSLATPVYYADLAAYRGRLYYEGMLASQPQVRSSSSSASSAAAGASDFSNFPMLHVDLQDNMFFI from the exons ATGGATTacgagcaaggcggcggcggtggccgcggccgcgggagatctcgcggcggcggcgggcgtggcGGGGCGCCCGGTGGCTACGGGCCTCAGGGAGGCGGCGGAGGCTACGGAGGAGGCGGTCAAGGCCGGGGCGCTCAGGGAAGCGGTGGAGGATACGGAGGAGGCGGAGGCTACGGGCCCCAAGGGGGCATGGAGGGCCGCGGAGGCGGCTACGCGCCTCGCGGCGGAGGTTACGCTCctcgcgggggcggcgagggccgCGGACGAGGCTATGGTCCTCAGGGAGGCGGCGATGGCCGCGGAGGCGGCTACGGCGGAGGCGGGCCGGGAGGGCGTGGTCCTGCCGGTGGTGGGCGGGGGTACGGCCCCGGCGGTGGGCGTGGTGCGAACGCGTGGGCGCAGCCTGGGAGAGGGCCCGCCGGAGGACCCGGGGAATACGTCCCGGTGAGGGCGCCGGCGCCAGCGTCTGCGGCGAGGAGGGTTGAGTCCGAGGAGGCGGGGGGCTCATCTGGATCCGTCG AACGCATCAGCTCCAAAGAAGTGTCAAAATTAGAACCATTAGCGCCCCCAGTTGCTGTGTCTCCCAATGGCATACGTGTGCCAATGCAAAGACCTGATGGTGGTGGATCATTATGTCAAGCCAGGGTCCAGCTTTTGGTAAACCACTTCATAGTCAAGTACCCAAAGCTGTCAACCTTTTTTCACTATGACATAGATATCAAGTTCGATCCAGCGTCTTCAAAGGTTTCTGGCAAGGAGCTCTCCAATGCAGATTTTCTTTCTGCAAAGGCCGAGCTTTTCAAGGATGACAGCTTTCGGCAGCTTTCATCGGCTGTTGCTTATGATGGAAAGAGAAACCTATTTACTGTTGCGCAGCTGCCAGAAGGTTTATTCCGTGTCAGAGTTTGTTCAAAGACCTACATTGTATCAGTAGAGTTCAAGAAGCAGCTTCCTCTAAGCCAACTCTCGGAGCTGCCTGTGGCTAGGGAGATCTTACAGGGTCTTGATGTCATTGTGCGTGAGGCTTCTAGCTGGAGCAAGATTATACTTGGTCATGGATTTTACTCACCACAAAGCAAAGTGGATATGGGGTCAGGTGTTGTATCTATGAAAGGAACCCAGCAGACCCTTAAACACACTCAGCAGGGACTGGTCCTATGTGTTGACTATTCAGTTATGCCATTTCGCAGAGATGGACCTGTTCTGGATATCGTGCGGCAGTTTATAAAGCCCCTTCCCCTTGACTACAGGACAGCACTGAACAAGACTCATCGGGAAAAGTTGGTGTATGAGCTCAAAGGCCAGCGTGTTACTGTGTCCCACCGGAAGACTAAGCAGAAATACACTATTCAAGGCTTCACTGATTTGCCAGCCAGCCAGATCACCTTTTTAGATTCAGAATCAGGGCAGTCAAGGAAACTTGTTGACTATTTTGCTCAGCAGTATGGCAAGGTGATTGAGTATCAGATGCTTCCATGCCTGGATTTGAGCAAGAGCAAAGACAAACCCAATTATGTGCCCATTGAGCTTTGTAAGCTTGTTGAAGGACAGAGGTACCCAATGGCAAATTTGAATAAGGACACTGATAGAGCACTGAAAGGCAAGGCTTTAATTAAGGCAGCTGAGCGGAAGTGGGAGATTGAGACTGCGGTCAAAGCTGAAGATGGGCCTTGCAG GGGAGAAATAGCTCAACAGTTTGGGATATCTTTGGATGTGAAGATGATGGAAGTCACCGGCAGGGTCCTTTCTCCTCCCATGCTGACACTCGGCTCCTCCAGAGGAGCCCCCGGCAATTTAAGTATCACTCCATCTAATTGCCAGTGGAACCTCATGGGGAAGAAACTGGTAGAAGGTAAAGCACTTCAGTGCTGGGGCATTGTGGACTTCAGTGCACGGCCATCTCACAACAAGCAGCAAGCGCTTGATGGGAACATGTTTATTAACTATATCGTCAGGAAGTGCTGTGACCTTGGCATTCAGATGAACAAGACAGCATGCTTTGTGCATCTATCGGCAATGTCAGTGCTATCAGATCCACACCAGTTGTACGAGGAGCTGAACAAAGCTAAGCAGGCTGCGGTGAAGAAGAACCAGAAGCTGCAGCTCCTCTTCTGCCCGATGTCTGAACAGCATCCTGGGTACAAGACACTGAAGCTGATCTGTGAGACACAGCTGGGGATCCAAACCCAGTGTTTCTTGAGCCACCTCGCAAACAAAACTCAGGGCCAGGACCAGTACATGTCCAACCTTGCTCTCAAGATCAACAGCAAGCTCGGGGGCATCAACGTCCAGCTCCAGGACAAGCTCCCACTGGACAACGGTGCTCCTTACATGTTCATCGGCGCAGATGTCAACCACCCGTCACCCGGGAATGTGGAAAGCCCGTCGATAGCAGCTGTGGTTGCGTCCATGAATAGGGGCGCCACCAAGTACGTGCCTAGAATCCGCGCCCAGCCGCACCGCTGTGAGGTGATCAAGAACCTCGGCGAGATTGTTCAAGAGCTCATCGGTGTCTTTGAGAAGAAGGCCGGCGTAAAGCCTCAGAGAATCATTTACTTCCGTGATGGCGTGAGTGATGGACAGTTCGAGATGGTCCTTAACGAGGAGCTTGCAGACATGGAGAAGGTGATCAAGGTGAAGGGCTACTCGCCGACGATCACCGTGATTGTGGCCAAGAAGCGGCACCACACGCGGCTGTTCCCCAAGGAGCACAACGAGCCGCTGCAGACGAAGAACGGCAATGTGCTCCCTGGCACGGTGGTGGACACCAGAATTGTTGACCCTGTGACGTACGACTTCTACCTGTGCAGCCACAACGGGCTGATAGGGACCAGCCGGCCGACGCACTACTACAACCTGATGGACGAACACGGCTACGGGTCGGACGACCTGCAGAGGCTGGTGTACAACCTCTGCTTCGTGTTCGCGCGCTGCACCAAGCCCGTATCTCTGGCGACGCCCGTCTACTACGCTGACCTGGCGGCATACCGTGGCAGGCTCTACTATGAGGGCATGCTGGCGTCCCAGCCCCAGGTGCGCAGCTCGTCGTCCTCGGCCTCCTCTGCAGCTGCGGGTGCTTCCGACTTCAGCAACTTCCCGATGCTGCACGTGGATCTTCAGGACAACATGTTCTTCATCTGA